A portion of the Malania oleifera isolate guangnan ecotype guangnan chromosome 3, ASM2987363v1, whole genome shotgun sequence genome contains these proteins:
- the LOC131151897 gene encoding probable folate-biopterin transporter 2 has protein sequence MVEEESLNASGEDEEEEDEPRGGGFFCDCVCAPIHWFKMLAMETHWSFVFGVVVVYGISQGLGGAIGRVGTQYYMKDVQKVQPSDAQVYAGVTSIPWIVKPIWGLLTDVLPILGYRRRPYFILSGFLVSISMLLLSVQKKLHIAFALLALTAGSAGVAIADVTIDACVAQNSNTHPPLAADMQSLCALSSSIGALVGFSVSGIFVHLIGPKGVFGLLTVPAGLVLLVGIVLNEPLMPNFAYKEVNQKFLDAGKAMWTTLKCPDMWRPCLYMYLCLALSLNIHEGMFYWFTDSKEGPSFSQESVGYIFSIGSVGSLLGAILYQYILKDHPFRDLLFWTQLLFGLSGMLDLVLVLRLNLNIGIPDYFFVVADACVSQMIGRLKWMPLLVLSSKLCPPGIEGTFFALLMSIDNVGLLSSSWLGGFLLHILRVTRTQFDNLWLAILIRNILRVIPLGLLFLVPRSDPKSSLFPNEISSTNEETEPMESANIELVSLVNNVDGR, from the exons ATGGTGGAGGAAGAAAGCCTCAATGCCTCTGGTGAAGAtgaggaggaagaagatgaacCCAGAGGAGGAGGGTTCTTTTGTGACTGCGTCTGCGCACCAATCCACTGGTTCAAAATGCTTGCCATGGAAACGCATTGGAGTTTTGTATTTGGGGTTGTGGTTGTGTATGGAATAAGTCAGGGATTGGGGGGAGCAATTGGGCGTGTGGGCACACAGTATTACATGAAGGATGTTCAGAAAGTGCAGCCTTCCGATGCTCAGGTGTATGCTGGAGTAACTTCAATTCCATGGATTGTCAAGCCTATCTGGGGTCTCCTCACCGATGTTCTCCCAATTCTTGGCTATCGCAGACggccttattttattttatcag GTTTTCTTGTCTCAATCTCCATGCTCTTGCTATCAGTGCAGAAAAAGCTGCACATTGCATTTGCCTTGTTGGCTTTAACAGCAGGCAGTGCTGGTGTCGCAATAGCAGATGTGACCATCGATGCATGTGTAGCACAGAACAGCAATACTCATCCTCCCCTTGCAGCTGACATGCAAAGCTTGTGTGCCCTCAGCTCCTCCATTGGAGCATTAGTGGGATTCTCTGTTAGTGGTATTTTTGTTCACCTAATTGGCCCTAAG GGTGTATTTGGCTTGCTGACAGTCCCAGCTGGACTAGTTCTACTAGTTGGAATTGTGCTTAATGAACCCCTCATGCCCAACTTTGCTTATAAAGAG GTAAACCAGAAGTTTCTTGATGCCGGCAAGGCTATGTGGACAACATTGAAATGCCCAGATATGTGGAGGCCATGTTTATACATGTACTTGTGCCTTGCACTGAGCTTGAATATCCATGAAGGGATGTTTTACTGGTTTACGGATTCAAAGGAAGGCCCATCTTTCTCCCAG GAGAGTGTTGGTTACATATTCTCAATTGGATCTGTTGGGTCTCTATTGGGGGCAATACTATACCAATACATTTTGAAGGATCACCCTTTCCGAGACTTGCTGTTCTGGACTCAATTGCTTTTTGGTTTATCAGGAATGCTAGATTTGGTCCTCGTGTTGCGATTGAATTTGAATATTGGCATACCGGATTATTTTTTTGTTGTGGCTGATGCATGTGTATCCCAAATGATTGGACGGCTCAAATGGATGCCTCTTCTTGTTCTCAGCTCCAAGCTTTGTCCCCCTGGCATCGAAGGAACTTTCTTTGCCCTGCTCATGTCAATTGATAATGTTGGACTACTCTCATCATCGTGGTTAGGAGGTTTCCTACTCCATATCTTGAGGGTTACTAGGACACAATTTGATAATCTCTGGCTGGCCATTTTGATTCGTAACATATTGAGGGTCATTCCACTGGGCCTCCTATTTTTGGTGCCCAGAAGTGATCCCAAATCTTCGCTTTTTCCAAATGAAATCTCAAGCACAAATGAGGAAACTGAACCTATGGAATCTGCAAATATTGAACTTGTCTCCCTCGTTAACAATGTCGATGGTAGATAG